One window of Fundidesulfovibrio putealis DSM 16056 genomic DNA carries:
- a CDS encoding DMT family transporter produces MRGYVEGLAVVGFWTAFMLVSRIGLTGASGLTPWDMLALRLATASVVLAPFCGDMGREVWTSWRLWLLALVGGLGYGILVYWGFRLAPATHGAVLFPGMLPFWTAGLGWLLLRSRPGGSQWAGYALIAAGMVFMTRQAFSGQNDSDTLTGDFLLLASSLTWALYGVLAKRWGFPPWLLTRFLALAPAVLYLPVYAVALPRNLEAAGLGRLAFQGVYHGVVTTIVVMWLYLRAQERLGPARLGALLAVVPALSGTLAALYLGEDMTAGLAAALALVSCGAWLAARGKTETGGGAHALCEHQDHPGGSLGGSQGQADRGSDPAAG; encoded by the coding sequence GTGCGCGGATACGTGGAAGGACTGGCCGTGGTGGGATTCTGGACGGCCTTCATGCTGGTGAGCAGGATAGGGCTCACGGGAGCGTCCGGGCTCACGCCCTGGGACATGCTGGCCCTGCGGCTGGCCACGGCTTCTGTTGTGCTCGCGCCATTCTGCGGGGACATGGGGCGCGAGGTCTGGACGTCCTGGAGGCTGTGGCTGCTGGCGCTGGTCGGCGGACTTGGCTACGGGATACTGGTGTACTGGGGCTTCCGGCTGGCTCCGGCCACGCACGGGGCGGTGCTGTTTCCGGGGATGCTGCCCTTCTGGACGGCGGGACTGGGCTGGCTGCTGCTGCGCTCGCGCCCCGGCGGATCGCAATGGGCCGGGTACGCCCTCATCGCTGCGGGGATGGTGTTCATGACCCGTCAGGCCTTCAGCGGCCAGAATGACTCGGACACCCTGACCGGGGACTTCCTGCTGCTCGCCTCGTCGCTGACCTGGGCCTTGTACGGCGTGCTGGCCAAGCGCTGGGGCTTCCCGCCCTGGCTGCTCACGCGGTTTCTGGCACTGGCCCCGGCAGTGCTGTATCTGCCGGTCTACGCCGTGGCCTTGCCCCGCAACCTGGAGGCCGCCGGCCTTGGACGCCTGGCCTTCCAGGGCGTCTACCACGGCGTAGTGACCACGATTGTGGTCATGTGGCTGTACCTGCGCGCCCAGGAGAGGCTCGGGCCTGCCCGGCTGGGCGCGCTGCTGGCCGTGGTCCCGGCCTTGTCCGGCACCCTGGCCGCGTTGTATCTGGGAGAGGACATGACGGCAGGTCTCGCGGCGGCCCTGGCCCTGGTCAGCTGCGGCGCATGGCTGGCCGCGAGAGGAAAAACCGAAACAGGAGGAGGCGCGCATGCCCTATGTGAACATCAAGATCACCCAGGAGGGAGCCTCGGCGGAAGCCAAGGCCAAGCTGATCGAGGGAGTGACCCGGCTGCTGGCTGA
- a CDS encoding tautomerase family protein, with the protein MPYVNIKITQEGASAEAKAKLIEGVTRLLADVLGKNPQTTVVVIEEVPTDNWGIGGESVTVRRARGA; encoded by the coding sequence ATGCCCTATGTGAACATCAAGATCACCCAGGAGGGAGCCTCGGCGGAAGCCAAGGCCAAGCTGATCGAGGGAGTGACCCGGCTGCTGGCTGACGTGCTCGGCAAGAATCCGCAGACCACGGTGGTGGTCATCGAGGAAGTGCCCACGGACAACTGGGGCATCGGTGGCGAGAGCGTCACCGTGCGGCGGGCCCGGGGAGCGTAG